Sequence from the Clostridium botulinum genome:
TTGAAGCTGATGATGAATTTGGCTCAGAAAAGCCAAGTATTTTTCCACCAAGTCTCATCATAGCTGCTTCAAAGCTAAATCTAGTTCTTGTACTTGGCTCGTAAAATAAAGTTCCTAATATTTTCCCATCACAAACATGAGAAAACTTTTCTGGATCTAAAATTATTTCATGGGCTAATTTAAAAATTTCTTTTAATTCTTCTACTGTAAAATCCATTGGGTCTATTAAATGTTTATCTTTTATCATATTGATATCACTCCTTTTTAAGCATACAGAAAAACTTATAAAAAGTTATACCAAAGCGATCTAAAAGTCTTTTAGATAGTGCCATATTTCATAGATTTAATTAATTTTAATATTTTATACCCTTAATTATTTTTTAATAACCAATTACATTTGCATATAATTAATTGTATAAAAAAAGCCTTCTTCACATGTGAAGGAAGGCATAATAATCCTGTAAATATGGTATTATATAACTTCCTTGCTGATCTCTCTGGATCAAATTAAAGGTTATTCTTTGTGTTAGAATAACATTTATTTTATGTCCTGTCAAGAATAAAAAAAGTTATTAAATTTCATTTTTAATTTTTAATATTAATTACTAAGAGTCCATTGTAATTTTTTTGTATCCTAAAATTTCAGTTAATTTTATGTTTCATCTACTTAAAACTTAATTAATACTATAGGTAAAAAAAGTTGCACTAGTAAAATTAATACTAACAGCAAAAAAAGTTGCACTAGTAAACATTCAAATAATTCACCAGTGCAACTTTACATATTACAAATATTAATGCTTTATATTCTTTTATAGATGTGGAGTTACTATTCCTTTATACATAAGTATTGCAAATACTATACCTGCAACTACTCTGTATATTGCGAATACTCTCATAGGTTTCTTCTTTAAGTAAGCAACAAAGCCTTCCATTACTATTAATGAAACTATAAATGCTACTATAAATCCTACTATTAAAGCAACCCAATTAGTCGTATTCATAAGCGCAAAATCAAATTCAAAAAGATCTTTGGCTGATGATCCAATCATTGCTGGAATTGCTAAAAAGAATGAAAATTCTGCTGCTATTGGTGTTGAAAGACCTGCTACCCAACCACCCATAATTGTAGAAGCACTTCTTGACATTCCAGGCCACATTGATAAAACTTGAAATAATCCAACCTTTATAGATTGCATTGGAGTTATTCTATCAATACTCTTAACAGAATGTCTTTTCTTTCTAAATATATTTTCTATTACTAGTAATAAAATACCACCTACTATAAATCCAACAACTACTGCTTGTGGTTTAAATAAAGTCTTTATTTTGCTATAAA
This genomic interval carries:
- a CDS encoding undecaprenyl-diphosphate phosphatase, with amino-acid sequence MGLDFLFIFKAIIVAIVEGLTEFVPVSSTGHMILASDLINFQGEFVKMFEVVIQLGAILAVVVLYWKKIKDSVIEFFTYIFTGGKKGEVGFRFGINVLIGSIPAGVIGILFYSKIKTLFKPQAVVVGFIVGGILLLVIENIFRKKRHSVKSIDRITPMQSIKVGLFQVLSMWPGMSRSASTIMGGWVAGLSTPIAAEFSFFLAIPAMIGSSAKDLFEFDFALMNTTNWVALIVGFIVAFIVSLIVMEGFVAYLKKKPMRVFAIYRVVAGIVFAILMYKGIVTPHL